Genomic DNA from Hyperolius riggenbachi isolate aHypRig1 chromosome 10, aHypRig1.pri, whole genome shotgun sequence:
tttagtcagtgtttgcccattgtaaaatatttcctctccctggtttccattctgacatttatcaaatggtgacatttttactgctggcaggtgatgtcagtggaagtagctgctgctttctttctttggcagttggaagcagctgtaaacagctatttcccacactgcaacgaggttcacaggcaggaaactgccaggaccatggtcctcacagtttcctgtgggaggggtttcaccacaatatcagccatacagaggcccctgatgatctgtttgtgaaaaggaatagatttcttatgtaaaagggggtttcagctactgattgggatgaagttcaattcttggtcacggtttctctttaaaatgacagCTGTTTTGTGCCTAATTTAGCCCTGGAAACTGTTAGCTACTAGGCCACCATACGTGACCTCAGACTGCAGCACATGAAACAGTAACATGTGTGTTACATTCTCTCCAGCAGGAGGACACAATATCGGGGAGACCTCGGAGGGATGTCTTATGTCACATCCCGGTGACACTGCAGAAGATAACGGTGTCACACAATGTTCTCCAGGGGAAAACCCGAATACTGGAAACGCCCATCACAGAGGTTATGGGGCAGATAAAGGAGCGGCTCCCTCTAATGGTGAGGAGACTTATGGGAAATCACAAGCTGCCACCTCAGATATCCATCCTTCATATTACAGAGCCAGTACAGCAACAGATCCATATAATCTGGAGAAATCTTCTTGTGATACATCAGATAGCACCACACATGGAGACAATCAGAGATTTCCATGTCCTGAATGCAGCAAATGCTGTAAATCTGAGGCAGCTCTTGCTGTGCACCAGAGGAGGCACTCACTAAAGCCTCAActgtcatgttcagagtgtgggaaacgttttagATGTAAGTCAGAACTTGTTATACACAAGAGAGTTCACACCGGTGAGAGGCCCTTCGAGTGTTCTGAGTGTGGCAAATCATTCACTGCAAAGTCTAAACTCATTGTCCACCAGAGAGTCCACAGTGGCGAGAGGTCCCATCCTTGCTATAAGTGTGACAAATCCTTCAAAACAAGCACAGAACTTATCAGTCACCAGCGAGTTCACACCAGTGAGAGGGCATTCTTTTGTCCCAGATGCAATAAATACTTTTCACAAAAAGAAATCCTTGTAAGCAGCTCAATGGTGAGAAGTCAATGtcctgtccagagtgtgggaagtgGCTCTGtaaaaatggaaacctttttctaCAAGAAAGAACTGCCACTGTGCAGCATCTGTTTCTTTGTTCTTTGCTGACAAAGGAAACCTTTTTCTACATCAGAAAATTCACACGGGAGAGCGGCCTTTCCTTTGTACTGACTGTGGAAAACATTTTAAACTAAAATATCACCTTTTTGCGcatcagaaaatgcatgcagacgtGCGTCCTTTCCCctgtacagagtgtgggaaatgtttcagtcagcTGTCAGATCTTCGGACTCACGGGAGAAGTCACACAGGCGAGCGTCCATTTCCCTGTTCAGAGTGCTGTAAATGTTTCAAACACAAAAGATACCTTCTTGTACATCAGAGAAGCCACTCAGGAGAGCAGCCTTtaccctgttcagagtgtgggaaatgtttcaatcaAAAATCAGACCTTCAtagacaccagaaaattcacACGGGTGAGCGACCTTTTTCCTGTTCAGAATGTGGGCAATGCTTCAGTCAGAAAGGAAACTTGCGTGTACACAGAGAGAGTTCACACAAGATAGCATCCTTTTCTGAGTAGGTCGGGTTCAAATATTATAATTATAATCAACAATTAAATCTGTTTGGATGCTAGAAAACTCACTCAGCTTCGTTTTTGTTGTCCAGACTGAGAAATGTTTCTTTGAAAAAAATAGTCAGCCAGCTGAGTTGGTCCAGTGGTACGGCGTCTGTCTGTAAAGCATGAGGTCATGAGTTCAACTCCTGGgtcaagaaaaaaaagaaagtcctGCAATGCATGATAAGT
This window encodes:
- the LOC137536511 gene encoding zinc finger protein with KRAB and SCAN domains 1-like isoform X1 → MLGTIKEEQEKTCVRSDQQTMEEGVMMRTIKEEEQETYVRGDQQSMEKGDMMRTIKEEEDTYVRGDQQSMEKGDMMRTIKEEEETYVRGDQQSMEKCGMMRTIKEEEEETYVRSDQQSMKEGDMMRSSKEEEETYVKSDDLCTEAGELNVLLKKEEEMYVRIDQQLMEKGNLMRTTEDEGCSSDEYTAGGHNIGETSEGCLMSHPGDTAEDNGVTQCSPGENPNTGNAHHRGYGADKGAAPSNGEETYGKSQAATSDIHPSYYRASTATDPYNLEKSSCDTSDSTTHGDNQRFPCPECSKCCKSEAALAVHQRRHSLKPQLSCSECGKRFRCKSELVIHKRVHTGERPFECSECGKSFTAKSKLIVHQRVHSGERSHPCYKCDKSFKTSTELISHQRVHTSERAFFCPRCNKYFSQKEILVSSSMVRSQCPVQSVGSGSVKMETFFYKKELPLCSICFFVLC
- the LOC137536511 gene encoding zinc finger protein with KRAB and SCAN domains 1-like isoform X2, whose product is MLGTIKEEQEKTCVRSDQQTMEEGVMMRTIKEEEQETYVRGDQQSMEKGDMMRTIKEEEDTYVRGDQQSMEKGDMMRTIKEEEETYVRGDQQSMEKCGMMRTIKEEEEETYVRSDQQSMKEGDMMRSSKEEEETYVKSDDLCTEAGELNVLLKKEEEMYVRIDQQLMEKGNLMRTTEDEGCSSDEYTGGHNIGETSEGCLMSHPGDTAEDNGVTQCSPGENPNTGNAHHRGYGADKGAAPSNGEETYGKSQAATSDIHPSYYRASTATDPYNLEKSSCDTSDSTTHGDNQRFPCPECSKCCKSEAALAVHQRRHSLKPQLSCSECGKRFRCKSELVIHKRVHTGERPFECSECGKSFTAKSKLIVHQRVHSGERSHPCYKCDKSFKTSTELISHQRVHTSERAFFCPRCNKYFSQKEILVSSSMVRSQCPVQSVGSGSVKMETFFYKKELPLCSICFFVLC